From the Acidobacteriota bacterium genome, one window contains:
- a CDS encoding methyltransferase domain-containing protein → MNQIHAQPTEQWLQQVASLSDPLRNRLLVVLERHELTVGEICESFDLPQSTVSRQLKTLMEGDWIVVRKDGPRRLYQMPLDRLTESARSLWTLGRETLLRDPEVSRDLTRAAGVLAARRHPSRAFFEKTAQRWDRLRDELYGSQIHLAAALSLVKGDPVVGDLGCGSGSLAAAWSPVAGQVIAVDDSDAMLEAARHRTHGLDNVDVRSGTLEALPIENDTLDIATLMLVLHHVPDPSSVLAEVARSLRSNGQLVIVDMLPHERDAFRQEMGHVWMGFSESQLRGLCGVAGLSLVSFTALPRDPDVKGPPLFVASTQVNS, encoded by the coding sequence ATGAATCAAATACACGCCCAACCCACCGAGCAGTGGCTGCAACAGGTCGCCTCCCTGTCAGATCCTCTACGGAATCGACTCCTGGTGGTTCTGGAGCGACACGAGCTGACCGTCGGCGAGATCTGCGAGAGCTTCGATCTGCCTCAGTCGACCGTCAGCCGTCAGCTCAAGACCCTGATGGAAGGTGACTGGATCGTCGTCCGCAAGGACGGGCCGAGACGTCTGTACCAGATGCCGCTGGACCGCCTGACGGAGAGCGCACGCTCCCTCTGGACCCTCGGCCGAGAGACCCTCCTGAGGGACCCAGAGGTCTCCCGGGACCTGACACGGGCGGCGGGGGTTCTGGCGGCGCGACGTCACCCCTCACGGGCCTTCTTCGAGAAGACCGCGCAGCGTTGGGATCGACTCCGGGACGAGCTCTACGGCTCTCAGATCCATCTCGCGGCTGCCCTGTCGCTGGTCAAGGGCGATCCCGTCGTCGGCGACCTTGGCTGTGGAAGTGGAAGTCTGGCGGCGGCATGGTCTCCGGTCGCCGGGCAGGTTATCGCCGTCGACGATTCCGATGCGATGCTCGAGGCCGCCCGTCATCGGACCCATGGGTTGGACAACGTCGACGTTCGCTCCGGCACCCTCGAGGCCCTGCCGATCGAGAACGACACGTTGGACATCGCCACGCTGATGCTCGTTTTGCATCATGTCCCCGACCCGTCGAGCGTCCTCGCCGAGGTGGCTCGATCGCTCCGGAGCAACGGTCAGTTGGTCATCGTCGACATGCTCCCCCACGAGCGCGACGCGTTTCGTCAGGAGATGGGGCACGTCTGGATGGGATTCTCCGAGTCTCAACTGCGAGGGCTATGTGGCGTCGCCGGTCTCTCGCTGGTCTCGTTCACGGCCCTGCCGCGAGATCCTGACGTCAAGGGCCCGCCCCTCTTTGTCGCATCTACCCAAGTCAATTCATGA
- the ahcY gene encoding adenosylhomocysteinase — protein sequence MSTSTETQHPFAAAAAAGRDPYKIADLSQAEFGRNEIRLAEQEMPGLMAIRAKYRDEQPLANTRVMGSLHMTIQTAVLIETLADLGADVRWVSCNIFSTQDHAAAAVVVGRPETGGTPESPRGIPVFAWKGETLEEYWWCTNESLEWPDGRGPDLIVDDGGDATMLVHKGLEFEKAGAIPAFDADNEPEEWGVILKTLRDVAKKDADRWSRLSKTISGVSEETTTGVHRLYQMEEAGQLLFSAINVNDSVTKHKFDNIYGCRHSVIDGINRASDVMIGGKVAVVCGFGEVGKGCAQALRGQGARVIVTEIDPICALQAAMEGYQVATLEDMISEADFIITTTGNYDVVTATQMQKMKDKAIIGNIGHFDNEIDMAGLEKTPGIERINIKPQYDEWRFPDGHSVMVLAEGRLLNLGCATGHPSFVMSASFANQVLAQIELKLHPEKYEKKVYRLPKILDEEVARLHLGQLGVKLTRLTKKQADYIGVDVDGPYKPDHYRY from the coding sequence ATGAGTACGAGCACGGAAACACAGCACCCGTTCGCCGCCGCCGCGGCAGCCGGGCGGGACCCCTACAAGATCGCCGATCTCAGTCAGGCCGAGTTCGGCCGCAACGAGATTCGGCTGGCGGAACAGGAGATGCCGGGCCTGATGGCGATTCGCGCCAAGTATCGCGATGAGCAACCGCTGGCCAACACTCGCGTGATGGGAAGCCTCCACATGACGATCCAGACGGCCGTCCTGATCGAGACGTTGGCCGATCTCGGCGCCGACGTGCGCTGGGTCTCGTGCAACATCTTCTCGACTCAGGATCACGCCGCCGCCGCCGTTGTGGTGGGTCGTCCCGAGACCGGAGGAACTCCCGAGTCACCGCGCGGGATTCCGGTCTTCGCCTGGAAGGGCGAGACGCTGGAAGAGTACTGGTGGTGCACGAATGAATCGCTCGAGTGGCCGGATGGCAGAGGCCCGGACCTGATCGTCGATGACGGTGGCGATGCGACGATGCTCGTGCACAAGGGACTCGAGTTCGAAAAGGCGGGCGCGATTCCGGCGTTTGACGCGGACAATGAGCCCGAGGAGTGGGGCGTCATCCTGAAGACCCTTCGAGATGTCGCCAAGAAGGATGCCGATCGTTGGAGTCGTCTCTCTAAGACCATTTCCGGCGTCAGCGAAGAGACCACGACGGGCGTCCATCGGCTGTACCAGATGGAGGAAGCCGGCCAGCTTCTCTTCTCGGCAATCAACGTCAATGACTCGGTGACAAAGCATAAATTCGACAACATCTATGGCTGTCGACACTCCGTCATCGATGGGATCAATCGCGCCTCCGACGTGATGATCGGCGGCAAGGTCGCCGTGGTCTGCGGATTCGGCGAAGTCGGTAAAGGCTGCGCCCAGGCTCTTCGCGGTCAGGGCGCGCGCGTGATCGTCACGGAGATCGATCCGATCTGTGCCCTGCAGGCCGCGATGGAAGGCTACCAGGTCGCAACACTCGAAGACATGATCTCCGAGGCCGACTTCATCATCACGACCACCGGAAACTACGACGTGGTGACGGCGACTCAGATGCAGAAGATGAAGGACAAGGCGATCATCGGCAACATCGGTCACTTCGACAACGAGATCGATATGGCCGGGCTGGAAAAGACCCCGGGGATCGAGCGCATCAACATCAAGCCGCAGTATGACGAGTGGCGTTTCCCCGACGGCCACAGCGTGATGGTGCTGGCCGAGGGGCGTCTCTTGAACCTCGGCTGTGCGACGGGTCATCCCAGCTTCGTCATGTCCGCCTCGTTTGCCAACCAGGTGCTGGCGCAGATCGAGTTGAAGCTTCACCCGGAGAAGTACGAGAAGAAGGTCTATCGGCTGCCGAAGATCCTCGACGAGGAGGTGGCACGACTTCACCTCGGGCAGTTGGGTGTGAAGCTGACCCGACTGACCAAGAAGCAGGCCGACTATATCGGCGTCGACGTCGACGGCCCGTACAAGCCGGATCACTACCGATATTGA
- a CDS encoding DJ-1/PfpI family protein gives MMDRWIAFLTIVPSLMLFGCGQSGEVTSRTPASYDPDRLETSSDLPTDRPLNVGFLIVDGVYNTELTAPYDLFHHTVFHTGDRPGMEVFTVAPTGETVTTFEGLRIVPHYVFADAPSIDVLVVPSAEGSMSHDLENEVLIGWVREVGGRARHVVSLCDGAFVLAKAGLLADHAVTTFPGDQDAFARMFPELDLRREVSFVHDRRMLTSEGGAKSFDVAMYLIHHLYGQETAEGVGRGLIIPWPPAAMTPTATIVDR, from the coding sequence ATGATGGACAGGTGGATCGCGTTCCTCACGATCGTCCCGTCGCTGATGCTGTTCGGCTGTGGGCAGAGCGGCGAGGTGACGTCACGGACGCCTGCTTCGTATGACCCCGATCGACTCGAGACGTCGTCCGACCTTCCTACGGACCGCCCACTCAATGTCGGGTTCTTGATCGTCGATGGGGTCTACAACACGGAGTTGACGGCTCCGTACGATCTGTTCCACCACACCGTGTTTCATACCGGGGACCGACCCGGTATGGAGGTCTTCACGGTGGCCCCCACGGGCGAGACGGTCACCACGTTTGAGGGGCTGCGAATCGTTCCCCATTACGTATTTGCAGACGCACCGTCGATCGATGTGTTGGTCGTTCCCAGTGCCGAGGGGAGTATGAGTCACGACCTCGAGAACGAGGTCCTCATCGGCTGGGTTCGAGAGGTAGGAGGCCGGGCCCGCCATGTGGTGTCGCTATGCGACGGCGCGTTCGTTCTGGCCAAGGCGGGCCTGCTCGCCGATCACGCGGTCACAACGTTTCCGGGCGATCAGGATGCGTTTGCTCGGATGTTCCCCGAACTCGACCTTCGACGGGAAGTCAGCTTCGTCCATGACCGCCGGATGCTGACATCCGAGGGTGGCGCCAAGAGCTTCGACGTCGCGATGTACCTCATCCACCATCTCTACGGCCAGGAGACCGCAGAGGGCGTCGGGCGAGGCCTGATCATCCCGTGGCCGCCGGCCGCGATGACCCCGACGGCGACGATCGTCGATCGCTAA
- a CDS encoding translation initiation factor, translated as MRIDRSGRKGKAVTVAAPFFLSRDETLQLLKRFKQKCGCGGALKPVDDRAGRDGWVLELQGERREQVLTELAALGFPAKPSGG; from the coding sequence GTGCGAATCGACCGCTCCGGTCGCAAGGGAAAAGCCGTCACCGTGGCGGCGCCCTTTTTTCTCTCGCGGGACGAGACTCTCCAGTTGCTGAAGCGCTTCAAGCAGAAGTGTGGGTGCGGCGGAGCACTCAAACCCGTGGATGATCGAGCCGGCCGGGATGGCTGGGTACTAGAGCTGCAGGGCGAACGACGCGAGCAGGTCCTCACCGAACTCGCGGCGTTAGGATTCCCTGCGAAGCCGTCGGGAGGTTGA
- a CDS encoding diphosphate--fructose-6-phosphate 1-phosphotransferase, producing the protein MQDRSLSPLQAERQRYAPKVPPALMSAGPTWEGAAAASQVDPTIASQFPHTAELLQIRCTSGTLAPAGQRVGVVLSGGQAPGGHNVMTGLYDALSAHGGELTGFLGGPIGIIEDKGRVLGAAEIDAHRNTGGFDLIGSGRDKIATEAQFAACAEACRRRELTGLVVIGGDDSNTNAAVLAEWFLANGVSTSVVGVPKTIDGDLKAGAVECSFGFDTATRVYAQLVGNIARDARSAGKYWHFIRLMGRSASHVTLEVALQTQPNFAFIGEEVRANGWTLAQCIEKIAAVIVDRAGRGQHHGICLVPEGLIEFIPEIGRLIEQLNTALANDDGNGSEETILAGLPADSRNVFRSLPAQIRGQLLLDRDSHGNVQVSKIDTESLVIAKVQEHLNFSDSFRTQHHFFGYEGRCAAPTNFDADYTYALGRTAASLLASGKSGYIAALTGLSTEASAWEPTGVPLTSLMHIETRKGKPVPVIAKALVDLDGAPFRYFAERRRQWADDDAYLYPGAPQYFGPAEISDGRTMTLTLEAEERA; encoded by the coding sequence ATGCAAGATCGTTCTCTCTCACCCCTGCAGGCTGAACGGCAGCGTTACGCGCCGAAGGTCCCACCTGCGCTCATGAGCGCGGGCCCGACGTGGGAGGGCGCTGCCGCAGCGTCGCAAGTGGACCCGACCATCGCGTCCCAGTTTCCGCATACCGCCGAGCTTCTGCAGATTCGCTGCACCTCCGGAACCCTCGCACCGGCTGGCCAACGTGTCGGTGTCGTTCTCAGCGGGGGGCAGGCACCGGGCGGACACAATGTGATGACCGGCCTCTACGACGCGCTCAGCGCCCACGGTGGCGAGTTGACCGGTTTTCTCGGAGGCCCGATCGGGATCATCGAGGACAAAGGCCGGGTTCTCGGTGCCGCAGAGATCGACGCCCATCGCAATACCGGGGGATTCGACCTGATCGGGTCCGGCAGGGACAAGATAGCGACCGAAGCGCAGTTTGCTGCCTGCGCCGAAGCGTGCCGTCGTCGGGAGCTGACCGGCCTCGTGGTCATCGGGGGAGACGACTCCAACACGAATGCCGCAGTGCTGGCGGAGTGGTTTCTTGCCAACGGAGTATCGACATCCGTCGTGGGCGTTCCGAAGACGATCGACGGTGACCTGAAGGCCGGTGCGGTCGAATGTTCCTTCGGGTTCGATACGGCGACTCGGGTCTATGCCCAGCTCGTCGGCAACATCGCACGCGACGCACGTAGTGCAGGGAAGTACTGGCACTTCATTCGACTGATGGGGAGAAGCGCGTCTCACGTGACCCTCGAGGTGGCCCTCCAGACTCAACCCAACTTCGCATTTATCGGCGAAGAGGTGCGAGCCAACGGCTGGACGCTTGCGCAGTGTATCGAGAAGATCGCGGCGGTCATTGTCGATCGAGCGGGCCGGGGGCAGCACCACGGAATTTGTCTGGTACCCGAAGGCCTGATCGAGTTCATCCCGGAGATCGGCCGTCTGATCGAGCAACTGAATACGGCTCTGGCAAACGACGATGGGAACGGGAGCGAAGAGACCATCCTGGCCGGACTACCCGCCGATTCCCGCAACGTGTTTCGATCGCTTCCGGCGCAGATCCGGGGCCAGTTGCTCCTCGATCGTGACTCTCATGGCAACGTGCAGGTCAGCAAGATCGACACGGAGTCCCTTGTCATCGCGAAGGTCCAGGAGCACCTGAACTTCTCCGACAGCTTCCGCACACAGCATCACTTCTTCGGTTACGAGGGGCGCTGCGCTGCACCGACCAATTTTGACGCGGACTACACGTACGCGCTGGGAAGGACCGCAGCATCGCTTCTGGCCTCCGGCAAGAGCGGCTATATCGCGGCATTGACCGGTCTCTCTACAGAAGCGTCCGCCTGGGAGCCGACGGGGGTGCCGTTGACGTCGTTGATGCATATCGAGACACGCAAGGGCAAGCCCGTGCCGGTGATCGCGAAGGCGTTGGTGGATCTCGATGGCGCTCCGTTCCGGTATTTCGCCGAACGACGACGACAGTGGGCTGATGACGACGCGTATCTGTACCCCGGCGCGCCGCAGTACTTCGGGCCCGCAGAGATCTCGGACGGCCGCACGATGACCCTCACCCTCGAGGCCGAAGAGCGCGCCTGA
- a CDS encoding M20/M25/M40 family metallo-hydrolase: protein MPDAATLKLIQHLSEAAGPPGYEDPVRRRVADELHDVGTLRHDRLGGIQCEKVGDPAGPRVLLDSHLDEVGMMVQQIDDDGRLRFVTLGGFWAHVLLAQRVRVLTGATGPADADWSEIPGIIASQPPHFLTEAERGRVQAIETLSIDVGASDPAGTASLGIAVGDPVVPDAEFRPMGVDGVYSGKALDNRLGVALMCQTMQALADRDHPNTVIGVGAVQEEVGTRGAGPACELANPDVAIVLECTPSDDFESDDTPQGAVGAGPQIRFCDPRAIAHPRLLALLKELSSELDIPVQWAVRRSGGTDAAAIQTRGHGVPTVVVAVPARYIHSHVALFQISDYLAARRLVFETVLRLDRKTVDSWTCNDRIRS, encoded by the coding sequence ATGCCCGACGCCGCCACTCTCAAGCTGATTCAGCATCTCTCGGAAGCCGCCGGCCCTCCCGGTTACGAGGATCCCGTGCGACGCCGGGTGGCAGACGAATTGCACGACGTCGGGACCCTGCGGCACGACCGCCTCGGCGGGATTCAGTGCGAGAAGGTCGGCGATCCCGCAGGTCCGCGCGTCCTCCTGGACAGCCACCTCGACGAGGTCGGGATGATGGTCCAGCAGATCGACGACGATGGCCGTCTTCGCTTCGTAACTCTCGGGGGCTTCTGGGCCCATGTCCTTTTGGCCCAGCGTGTGAGGGTCCTGACCGGCGCCACAGGTCCCGCTGACGCCGACTGGAGCGAGATCCCGGGGATCATCGCCTCCCAACCACCCCACTTCCTGACCGAGGCCGAGCGTGGCCGGGTGCAGGCCATCGAGACGCTCTCGATCGATGTGGGTGCCAGCGACCCGGCGGGCACCGCATCCCTTGGAATCGCCGTGGGCGATCCGGTCGTTCCGGATGCGGAGTTCCGACCGATGGGTGTCGATGGAGTCTATAGCGGTAAGGCGTTGGACAATCGCCTGGGTGTTGCGCTGATGTGTCAAACGATGCAGGCCCTGGCCGATCGGGATCACCCCAACACCGTCATCGGTGTCGGTGCCGTCCAGGAAGAGGTCGGCACGCGAGGCGCGGGCCCCGCATGCGAGTTGGCCAACCCCGATGTAGCAATCGTCCTGGAGTGCACACCGTCGGACGATTTCGAAAGCGACGATACCCCTCAGGGTGCGGTCGGTGCCGGCCCGCAGATCCGGTTCTGTGACCCTCGCGCGATCGCTCACCCAAGGCTGTTGGCGCTGTTGAAAGAGCTCTCATCCGAACTCGACATCCCCGTTCAGTGGGCGGTACGCCGTTCAGGTGGAACGGACGCCGCAGCGATTCAAACTCGCGGCCACGGTGTTCCGACGGTCGTGGTCGCCGTTCCCGCTCGCTACATCCACTCCCATGTGGCCCTGTTTCAAATCAGTGATTACCTCGCCGCAAGACGATTGGTTTTCGAAACGGTCCTGCGTCTCGATCGGAAGACCGTTGACTCGTGGACATGCAACGATCGCATCAGGAGCTGA
- a CDS encoding tetratricopeptide repeat protein: MAVVLLISSTVWFGCPSPPEQAGAVSDDIVGHNILGTAYLGQQKWGEAEAAFRAALKLRPTDPLLLNNAAVAVNQQGRVDEADALLRQALESDPSHPYAHYNLGLVEKKRGQFESARDHFLSVESLDPDDLLTQYNLGIVLSRTGESDAAENAFRNALQSNPTHVSSLYGLGRLLMTLGKEEEGAELIRRSQEIRERSGLDEAVGSQYGEEGPYAMGVDYDGGMLAAPSAIDVRFETLEFVVEGALAWQRGRSGSDGGDILFVTTKASAVTLDSQGIGAPIDVKGDVRRLLPGDVNNDGVEDLIALIAEGPRLTLSVIVGGEDGPKRLPTAIPSLPDTGLDALLVDRDHDGDLDLFACWNGAKPDCLVATNDASGDFEIRSGLDHGIVFSGSDAGEVQVAFSDLDNDRDVDLLAGSVSGIQLFSNQRDDSFEDVSDRVGLGASVPNSGWHLADLNKDGWMDLVRTHDDGLSWHLNRRGILATPTAVAGCEGGSSLVVLDHDNDGFLDVACGGRDHALRLVRNLGAGQWEIPAGLFSADSVGAPRTSLDLDGDGDLDLVVQDADGKLTPWRNDGGNDNRWIRITSQGIGDNKFGIGAKVEVLAGSLRQKFEIVDGAALHVGLGGREAIESARYVWPGGVLQDEIQLTSNQLVEIEQLDRKGTSCPLLYAWRDDGWKFVTDFLGGAAVGYQLAPGVFNTPDPDEYIKIVGGLTEVDGSYRVRLNNQLEEVIWFDQAELVVVDHPVGTEVFPDEKLLPGPPYAGFRLFASSDIRPLVSAIDPTTGKDWTATIADLDRDYVDNFERLPFKGYAEIHTLELDLGPFSNDDRVVLLLDGWIDYADSSANVAAHQAGASLLTPQLQIADGRGGFRTVDREIGFPAGLPKTLTVDLEGLFDGEDHRIRLVTSMRLYWDRVQVLVGGEDTPLQIQRLAADEAVLRHGGFPAASGHGPLAPPVYLPEQVAPQGGWKTHLGHYTGLGPVEPLLAKTDNAFVTSRNGDEIALRYPAPPPPPQGWTRTFLLYASGFGKDMDPNSAANTSLGPIPFHGMTAYPYGDEVRRAAKTMEWDRPPRVVFSDSRGMPGVLSQGFAGQ; the protein is encoded by the coding sequence ATGGCCGTTGTTCTGCTGATCTCTTCGACGGTCTGGTTTGGCTGCCCGTCCCCTCCCGAACAAGCGGGGGCGGTTTCCGATGACATCGTCGGACACAACATCCTCGGCACCGCCTATCTGGGCCAACAGAAGTGGGGGGAGGCGGAGGCCGCTTTTCGGGCGGCGCTGAAACTAAGGCCGACGGACCCCCTGCTGCTTAACAACGCGGCCGTCGCGGTCAATCAGCAAGGTCGAGTCGATGAGGCGGATGCGTTGCTTCGCCAGGCCCTGGAGAGCGATCCCAGTCATCCCTACGCCCACTACAACCTCGGGCTCGTGGAGAAGAAGCGCGGCCAGTTCGAATCGGCTCGCGATCACTTCCTGTCCGTGGAATCACTCGACCCCGACGATCTGCTGACTCAGTACAACCTTGGCATCGTCCTCTCGCGCACCGGGGAATCGGATGCGGCCGAGAATGCATTTCGGAACGCGTTGCAAAGTAACCCAACTCACGTGTCCAGCCTGTACGGCCTCGGCCGACTCCTCATGACCCTCGGCAAGGAGGAGGAGGGCGCCGAGCTGATTCGACGCTCGCAGGAGATCCGGGAACGATCCGGCCTCGACGAGGCGGTGGGGTCCCAGTACGGCGAGGAGGGCCCCTACGCGATGGGTGTCGACTACGACGGTGGAATGCTCGCCGCTCCGTCGGCCATCGACGTCCGATTCGAGACCCTCGAGTTCGTCGTCGAGGGCGCACTCGCCTGGCAACGGGGTCGTTCTGGATCCGACGGCGGCGACATCCTCTTCGTCACGACCAAGGCGAGTGCGGTCACTCTGGACTCGCAGGGAATCGGCGCGCCGATCGATGTGAAGGGTGACGTTCGTCGTCTCCTGCCCGGCGACGTCAACAACGATGGTGTCGAAGATCTCATCGCACTGATCGCCGAGGGTCCACGGCTGACCCTCAGCGTCATCGTTGGCGGCGAAGACGGGCCGAAACGGTTGCCGACGGCGATCCCCTCCTTGCCCGACACCGGGCTGGACGCCCTTCTGGTGGACCGAGATCATGATGGCGATCTGGATCTGTTCGCCTGTTGGAACGGCGCCAAGCCGGACTGCCTTGTCGCAACCAATGACGCCTCCGGCGACTTCGAGATTCGTTCCGGTTTGGATCACGGGATCGTGTTCTCCGGCAGCGACGCCGGGGAAGTCCAGGTGGCATTCAGCGATCTGGACAACGATCGCGACGTCGACCTACTGGCCGGATCGGTCTCCGGGATTCAACTGTTCAGCAATCAGCGTGACGACAGTTTCGAGGATGTCTCCGATCGCGTGGGGTTGGGCGCGTCGGTGCCGAATTCAGGTTGGCATCTAGCGGACCTGAACAAGGACGGCTGGATGGACCTGGTTCGAACCCACGACGATGGACTCTCGTGGCACCTTAATCGACGGGGGATTCTCGCGACGCCGACAGCCGTTGCCGGTTGCGAGGGTGGGTCTAGCCTCGTCGTCCTCGATCATGACAATGACGGCTTCCTGGATGTGGCCTGTGGCGGCCGGGATCACGCCTTGCGACTTGTTCGGAATCTTGGCGCGGGGCAATGGGAGATTCCTGCCGGACTCTTCTCTGCCGATTCGGTCGGAGCACCGCGAACGAGCCTCGATCTCGATGGTGACGGCGATCTCGACCTGGTGGTTCAGGATGCGGACGGGAAGCTAACACCCTGGCGCAACGATGGCGGCAACGACAATCGCTGGATTCGGATCACGTCTCAGGGGATCGGCGACAACAAGTTCGGCATCGGTGCCAAGGTCGAGGTGCTTGCGGGGAGTCTTCGTCAGAAGTTTGAGATCGTCGACGGTGCCGCCCTCCATGTGGGGCTCGGTGGACGAGAGGCCATCGAGTCGGCTCGTTACGTGTGGCCCGGAGGTGTGCTGCAGGACGAGATCCAGTTGACCTCCAACCAGCTGGTGGAGATCGAGCAACTCGATCGAAAGGGCACCTCCTGTCCGTTGCTCTACGCGTGGCGAGACGATGGCTGGAAGTTCGTCACCGATTTTCTCGGTGGCGCGGCGGTGGGGTATCAGCTGGCTCCGGGAGTGTTCAACACACCGGACCCCGACGAGTACATCAAGATCGTCGGCGGGTTGACGGAAGTCGACGGCTCTTATCGCGTTCGTCTCAACAACCAACTCGAGGAAGTCATCTGGTTCGACCAGGCCGAGTTGGTCGTCGTGGATCACCCGGTCGGAACCGAGGTCTTCCCCGACGAGAAACTCTTGCCAGGACCGCCCTACGCGGGGTTCCGGCTGTTCGCGTCGTCCGATATTCGCCCGCTGGTGTCGGCGATCGATCCGACGACCGGCAAGGACTGGACGGCGACGATCGCAGACCTCGATCGCGATTACGTCGACAACTTCGAGCGCCTGCCGTTCAAGGGCTACGCCGAAATTCACACACTGGAACTGGACCTGGGGCCGTTCTCCAATGACGACCGGGTCGTGCTGTTGCTCGACGGGTGGATCGACTATGCGGACTCCTCTGCCAACGTCGCCGCACATCAAGCCGGCGCGTCACTTCTGACACCACAGCTACAGATCGCAGACGGTCGTGGTGGTTTCCGGACCGTCGATCGGGAGATCGGTTTCCCGGCCGGCCTGCCGAAGACACTGACGGTCGACCTGGAAGGTCTCTTCGACGGAGAGGATCATCGGATTCGCCTGGTCACGTCGATGCGGCTCTACTGGGATCGGGTACAGGTTCTTGTCGGTGGCGAAGATACTCCGCTACAGATCCAACGACTTGCAGCGGACGAAGCCGTGTTGCGGCATGGCGGTTTCCCGGCAGCGTCGGGTCATGGCCCCCTGGCCCCACCGGTCTACCTCCCGGAGCAGGTCGCACCGCAAGGCGGTTGGAAGACCCATCTCGGTCATTACACCGGTCTCGGACCCGTCGAGCCTCTGCTGGCGAAGACGGACAACGCCTTCGTCACATCTCGAAACGGCGACGAGATCGCCCTTCGCTATCCCGCACCGCCGCCACCGCCTCAGGGATGGACCCGGACGTTCCTGCTCTACGCCAGCGGTTTCGGCAAGGACATGGATCCCAACTCCGCCGCCAACACGTCGTTGGGGCCGATCCCGTTTCATGGGATGACGGCCTACCCGTACGGCGATGAGGTCCGACGCGCGGCAAAAACGATGGAATGGGACCGCCCTCCGCGGGTGGTGTTCTCGGACTCGCGGGGTATGCCTGGAGTGCTGTCGCAGGGATTCGCTGGACAGTGA